The region AAGGAGATATGGGGATTATGGAGATAGGGAGATATTATTAAAAAAATTGAAATTAGTAGAAACTAATAGAAATTTATAGAAATTTGTTGTTTCCCACAATCAATTTCTACCTATTTCTATAAATTTCAATCTATTTCTATTATCTTATCTCCATATCACTCTTATCTCCTTATCCCCTTTCTTACACTTTTGATATATAGCCTGAACGGTTACGATTTTTGGTGGTGTCTTAATCTCTGGTGTTTCGTGAATTTTTTATGATTCCTTTCTCCTTTAATCTTTGCGTTCTTTGCGGTCGATTTCTTTGTGTTCTTTGCGATTAAAAAAGGATAAATCGCAAAGGACGCAAAGGGAAGAAAATAGGTAAAACATTTTTTATCAACTCAACTTCAAAGGATAAGTTGCAAAAAAATCATCAGGCTTTTGAGCCTAATTTTGCCATCTTTGAGCAAAATAAACAGATTGATAAGGATAGAGAGAGTTTTAGAGAGCCTCAATAGTAGCATAAAATTTACGAAAGTTCAGATAAATAAAAAAAAAATAAAATTATGGTGATAAAATTCTTGACAAATAATCGTAGATATGATATTATTTATTCCTAATCATAAAATAAAATCGTTTGACAGAAAAACAAGTAATAACCAGCAGGGAGGAAATTTAAGATAATGTTGTGGGGAAGAGAAAAAGTACCAGTAGGATTAGATATTAGTCATGATTGTATCAAGGTGGTTAAACTCAGAAGAACCGATAGTAAAATAATCCTGGATGCAATTGGTATGACCAAAATCTCTCCAGAACCATTAGATGAAGATGCCTTAGGGGCTAAACAGGAATTATCGGTTAAAGCTATTAAAAATTTACTCGTAACTCATAAAATCGATACTAAAAAAGTGCGAAGTTCTGTTTCGGGGAATTCAGTGGTAGTTAGATATATCAAACTTCCTTATATGAGTGAAACAGAATTGAAAGATGTTATCAAATTTGAGGCGGAAGAACATATCCCTTTTGATATTGAACATGTAATTATAGATTTCCAGATAATTAAAGAAACCGTAGAAAAAGACGAACGAATGATATTAGTCTTATTAGTTGCGGCTAAAGAAGAGTTAATTTATGACCATATGGAGATATTACATCGAGCCGGATTAGAAACTGTTCATATCAATGTAGATACCTTTGCCACTGAAGACGCTCTGACTTACGGGGTAGGAGAAGAAGATGTTATTGCCTTAGTTGATATAGGTGCCCGTATGACTAATATCAATGTGGTTGAAAATAAAATCTCCTGCTTTAATCGGGATGTCCTGGTTGGTGGTAACGACTTTACAGAGGGTATTAGAAGAGAATTAGGAGTAAGTTTTCAAGAAGCGGAAAAGATAAAGGAAGAAGAAGGAATAATCCTTTTACCAGAAGAAATTACCACTGCTGTTACTCCTGCTGTAACTGGGAGTGATAAAGCCGCACAAATATCTTATGCGATTGAATCTGTCGGAGCAAGATTATTAGATGAATTAGAGCGTTCTTTTGCGTATTATTATACTCAATTACCTGTTTATCGTAAAAATATCGACCGAGTAATTATAAGCGGTGGAAGTGCAAAACTTGCTAATCTTGATAATTTCCTCTCAAATGGATTAGGAATGTCTGTGGTGATAGGAGACCCTTTTGCGAAAATATCTATCCCCCCAAAGTTTGATCAAACATATATCAAGAAAGTATCTTCCGCATTCGCGGTCTCATTAGGGTTGGCGATGAAAGGAGTAATGTGAACCGATGACAGAAATTAATTTGATGCCACCGGTAGTGGTAGAAAAGAAAAAAGGACAATGGCGAAATGTATTTATTGGATTAATACTTAGTCTCATAGTCGTATCATTAGGTCTCTGGTATGCAGGACTTGTAATCAAGGTAAAACAAAAGGAGGCAAAATTAGAAAAGATTACACAGCAAATTGCTGAATTACAACCACATCTGATAGAAATAAGACGATTAGAGGCTGAAATTATTGAAAAAAAGAAACGAGTAGATGTAATTGTCCAATTAGATAAAGGTAGATTTGTTTGGGCTAAATTGTTAGACGAAATGGTTATGTGTCTTCCATCAGGACTCTGGTTAGGAGGATTTGTAAATACCACAGGCAATGAATTAAATTTGAACGGACAGGCTTTTGATAACTTCTCTATCGCAAGATTTATGAGTAATTTAATAAATTCACAGATTTTTACAAATATAACATTAGGAAACATTGAAAGTTCAGCTATTAGAGAATATCCGATTAAAACTTTTTCTATCAAATGTAATTTTAGAGGATAACAATGAAACTTGATATACAAATTTTAAAACCTATTCTTCTATCTTTAATATTATTGTGTGGACTTGCTTACCTATTCTTTACCTATATGTATAAACCTATATGTAATAAAGACTTAGAATTAGACCAGAAAATAGTGACAAAAGAAACGGAATTAAGAGAAACCCAGAAAATAGTAGAGAATTTAGATGTAAAAAGGGCAGAATTTGAAAAGGTAAAATCAGAACTCGAATATGTCATTAATCGATTACCGACTAAAGAAGAAATACCCCAATTATTAGAGACAATAACTAAAATGGCAATAAAATCAAATATTAATTTGATTTCTTTTAGACCAGAATCTATGGTAACTAAAGAGGTCTATAATGAAATTCCGGTAGGACTACATATCAAAGGCACATATCATGATATAGGGTTGTTTTTAACTAATATTGGAAATTTTGAGAGAATTATTACTCCATCTAGTATTAAGATGAATGCGGTAATTGCAACGGAAAAAGATCCATCTACCACCACAGCAGATATGCGTATTACTGCCTTTGTCTATAAAGAACATTAAAAATGGAATATCTAATTTCTACCAGAAATCATAGGAAACAATGAAAATGAAGCGTAAATTTTTTATCTTAAGTTTAATCTTTGGGCTAAGTCTCATTATCGGTTGTGCGAAGAAAGAGGAAAAAAAGGTAGTTGTTCTACCTCCACAAATTCCGATAGCAAGACCAGAGATGTATATTCCAGAAAAATATGAATACAAATCCGCTCTAACACGGGACCCATTTGTTCCTTTAATTGTTAGTGAAGTAAAACCTGTGGCTGGAGATAAAGGTTTAAAGTTATCAGAAATAAATATCCTTAATTTAGAATTGTCGGGTATCATCTGGGATAAAAAAGAAATAATGGCTCTTTTTCACGATGGAAATCATTTTGGATATATCCTTAAAAAGGGGAATTTGTATGCGGATAACTATAGACCAATTGCAGGTATTTGGGGCAAATTTATAAAAAATAGAGAGGTCTTTTTACAACAGGGAAAAACAGAAGTTAACTTTTTTATAGGGAAACCTAAAATAACAAAGATAAAAGGAGCCGCAATAGGAGCTCAACAAGAAATGGAAGAAATTCCATCAGAAGAAACTAAACTTTAAAAAAAGGAGTGATTAAAATTGAAAAAATTAACCCAATTATATTTAATTTTTACCTTAATTATCCTTCCTGCATTAGCGATGGCAGCGATGAGTTTGATGGATATTAAAGTAAGTGAAGAGGATGCGAAAATAAGGATAAATATTATCACGGATAAACCGATGGTAAAATATAATTCCTTTACTGCGGATAAACCCCCGGCGATTGTTATTGAACTTGATAATACTCAATGTGCAGAAAAAGAATTAATCATTGGCCGTAATGGTATCAACCGAATTAATTGTATCCCACAAGAAGGTCCTAAGACAAAGATAGTAATTAGCATTATTAAAGTCTTTCCTTACGAGATTCAACAAGTAAAAAATGGGCTTGAAGTGATAATTGATAATCCCTATCATAGTTATCAACTCAATAAGATAGATGTAAAAGAGGATGAATCCAAAATAAATTTATTAATTTCATCAAGCGCTCCACCTCAATATAAATATTTTGACCTGGCTAATCCCACACGGATTATTGTTGATTTCCTTAATGCCACGAATAAAATAGGGGAAATTAAAACAACCAGTAAGTTTATTAAGAATATCACTCCAGGTCAAAGGCAAACAGAGCCAGTAAAGGTAGCCAGGGTTATGGTTGAATTAACAGAATTTATGCCATATCAAGTTTTTAGTGATGAAAATCAGGTAACGCTTGAATTGACTAAATACCCGCTGGAGGAGGTAAAGAAAATTACTCCTGTTTCTACAAAAGAGACTCCAAAAGAAATATTACCAGAAATTAAAATAACACCCCCAATAGCAAAGAAATTACCTACAAAGGAAATAAAAGAAAAGGAAAAACCTGCATTACCGGAAATTAAAGAGGTAAAAAAACCTGTGGAATCTAAACCTGTTCTACCCAAAATAAAACCCGAAGAAGAAAGAAAAGAAGAGATGTTATCTTTAGATTTTAAAGACGCTGATATACTTGATGTTTTGAGAATTATTGCTCATAAAGTCGGAATGAATGTTTTACCAGGAAAAGAGGTAAAGGGGGTTGTTACGGTTAAATTAGAGAATGTTTCATGGCGCAAGGCGTTAGATTTGATTTTAAGAAACTCAGGTTATGCATATATTATTGATGATAATATCATTCGTGTTGATATACCAACATTACTCTTAGGAGAAACTACAACACGAATATTTAAACTTAATTATGCGAAAGCATCAGAGATGGCAGGAATAGTTACGAATATGATGACGACCCTATCCACTCAGCAGGCAAAACAAATGGGTGGGGCAGCACCTATGCTGGGAACAGTTATCCAGGATGCAAGAACTAATGCCCTTATCGTGACCGATATCCCTTATAATGTAAATCAGGTGGCGGGAATAATTGAAAAGTTAGACACCATTACACCTCAGGTGATGATTGAAGCCAAAATTGTCGAGGTAACATTAGATACGAGAAATATGTTTGGATTTATGTGGTCAATGGAAGATAAACGACACAATTTTGCTATTGGAAGTTATCAGACAGAAGGTTGGGCAATGGGTGATAGAGGTGAATTTTTATATTCTAAACTTACCTCTGGACATAATATAGAAGCTATCCTTAATGGTTTGGTGGTTGAAGGAAAGGCAAATGTTCTCTCTACTCCTAAAATATTAGCATTAGATAATGAAAAGGCAGAAATACTTGTGGGAGAAGATGTCCCTTATCAACAGACGCAAGAAAGTGAACAAGGAAAAAT is a window of bacterium DNA encoding:
- the pilM gene encoding type IV pilus assembly protein PilM yields the protein MLWGREKVPVGLDISHDCIKVVKLRRTDSKIILDAIGMTKISPEPLDEDALGAKQELSVKAIKNLLVTHKIDTKKVRSSVSGNSVVVRYIKLPYMSETELKDVIKFEAEEHIPFDIEHVIIDFQIIKETVEKDERMILVLLVAAKEELIYDHMEILHRAGLETVHINVDTFATEDALTYGVGEEDVIALVDIGARMTNINVVENKISCFNRDVLVGGNDFTEGIRRELGVSFQEAEKIKEEEGIILLPEEITTAVTPAVTGSDKAAQISYAIESVGARLLDELERSFAYYYTQLPVYRKNIDRVIISGGSAKLANLDNFLSNGLGMSVVIGDPFAKISIPPKFDQTYIKKVSSAFAVSLGLAMKGVM
- a CDS encoding PilN domain-containing protein, with the translated sequence MTEINLMPPVVVEKKKGQWRNVFIGLILSLIVVSLGLWYAGLVIKVKQKEAKLEKITQQIAELQPHLIEIRRLEAEIIEKKKRVDVIVQLDKGRFVWAKLLDEMVMCLPSGLWLGGFVNTTGNELNLNGQAFDNFSIARFMSNLINSQIFTNITLGNIESSAIREYPIKTFSIKCNFRG
- the pilO gene encoding type 4a pilus biogenesis protein PilO, translated to MKLDIQILKPILLSLILLCGLAYLFFTYMYKPICNKDLELDQKIVTKETELRETQKIVENLDVKRAEFEKVKSELEYVINRLPTKEEIPQLLETITKMAIKSNINLISFRPESMVTKEVYNEIPVGLHIKGTYHDIGLFLTNIGNFERIITPSSIKMNAVIATEKDPSTTTADMRITAFVYKEH
- a CDS encoding AMIN domain-containing protein encodes the protein MKKLTQLYLIFTLIILPALAMAAMSLMDIKVSEEDAKIRINIITDKPMVKYNSFTADKPPAIVIELDNTQCAEKELIIGRNGINRINCIPQEGPKTKIVISIIKVFPYEIQQVKNGLEVIIDNPYHSYQLNKIDVKEDESKINLLISSSAPPQYKYFDLANPTRIIVDFLNATNKIGEIKTTSKFIKNITPGQRQTEPVKVARVMVELTEFMPYQVFSDENQVTLELTKYPLEEVKKITPVSTKETPKEILPEIKITPPIAKKLPTKEIKEKEKPALPEIKEVKKPVESKPVLPKIKPEEERKEEMLSLDFKDADILDVLRIIAHKVGMNVLPGKEVKGVVTVKLENVSWRKALDLILRNSGYAYIIDDNIIRVDIPTLLLGETTTRIFKLNYAKASEMAGIVTNMMTTLSTQQAKQMGGAAPMLGTVIQDARTNALIVTDIPYNVNQVAGIIEKLDTITPQVMIEAKIVEVTLDTRNMFGFMWSMEDKRHNFAIGSYQTEGWAMGDRGEFLYSKLTSGHNIEAILNGLVVEGKANVLSTPKILALDNEKAEILVGEDVPYQQTQESEQGKILTSVSFRQVGIKLAVTPHINPDNYILLDVKPEVSSLKEWAYQMPLISTKQATSKLVVKDGDTVVIGGIIDDQGTEKLNKVPFFGDLPFVGSLFRKKLTENRKIELLIFITPTIIKPAI